A genomic stretch from Apium graveolens cultivar Ventura unplaced genomic scaffold, ASM990537v1 ctg4413, whole genome shotgun sequence includes:
- the LOC141701810 gene encoding photosystem II CP43 reaction center protein-like, whose product MTIALGKFTKDEKDLFDVMDDWLRRDRFVFVGWSGLLLFPCAYFALGGWFTGTTFVTSWYTHGLASSYLEGCNFLTAAVSTPANSLAHSLLLLWGPEAQGDFTRWCQLGGLWTFVALHGAFGLIGFMLRQFELARSVQLRPYNAIAFSGPIAVFVSVFLIYPLGQSGWFFAPSFGVAAIFRFILFFQGFHNWTLNPFHMMGVAGVLGAALLCAIHGATVENTLFEDGDGANTFRAFNPTQAEETYSMVTANRFWSQIFGVAFSNKRWLHFFMLFVPVTGLWMSALGVVGLALNLRAYDFVSQEIRAAEDPEFETFYTKNILLNEGIRAWMAAQDQPHENLIFPEEVLPQTTGFAWWAGNARLINLSGKLLGAHVAHAGLIVFWAGGMNLFEVAHFVPEKPMYEQGLILLPHLATLGWGVGPGGEVIDTFPYFVSGVLHLISSAVLGFGGIYHALLGPETLEESFPFFGYVWKDRNKMTTILGIHLILLGIGAFLLVFKALYFGGVYDTWAPGGGDVRKITNLTLNPSIIFGYLLKSPFGGEGWIVSVDDLEDIIGGHVWLGSICILGGIWHILTKPFAWARRALVWSGEAYLSYSLAALSVFGFIACCFVWFNNTAYPSEFYGPTGPEASQAQAFTFLVRDQRLGVNVGSAQGPTSLGKYLIRSPTGEVIFGGETMRFWDLRAPWLEPLRGPNGLDLSRLKKDTQPWQERRSAEYMTHAPLGSLNFVGAL is encoded by the exons ATGACTATAGCCCTTGGGAAATTTACCAAAGACGAAAAAGATTTATTTGATGTTATGGATGACTGGTTACGGAGGGACCGTTTCGTTTTTGTAGGATGGTCCGGTCTATTGCTCTTTCCTTGTGCCTATTTCGCTTTAGGAGGCTGGTTCACAGGTACAACCTTTGTAACTTCATGGTATACCCATGGATTGGCCAGTTCCTATTTGGAAGGCTGCAATTTCTTAACTGCCGCAGTTTCTACTCCTGCTAATAGTTTAGCACATTCTTTGTTGTTACTATGGGGTCCTGAAGCACAAGGGGATTTTACTCGTTGGTGTCAATTAGGTGGTCTGTGGACTTTTGTTGCCCTCCACGGTGCTTTCGGACTAATAGGCTTCATGTTACGTCAATTCGAACTTGCTCGATCTGTTCAATTGCGACCTTATAATGCAATCGCGTTCTCTGGTCCAATTGCTGTTTTTGTTTCGGTATTCCTGATTTATCCACTAGGGCAATCTGGTTGGTTCTTTGCGCCTAGTTTTGGTGTAGCAGCTATATTTCGATTCATCCTCTTTTTTCAAGGATTTCATAATTGGACCTTAAACCCATTTCATATGATGGGAGTTGCGGGGGTATTGGGCGCTGCTTTGCTATGCGCTATTCATGGTGCTACTGTAGAAAATACTTTATTTGAAGATGGTGATGGTGCAAATACATTCCGTGCTTTTAACCCGACTCAAGCCGAAGAAACTTATTCAATGGTCACCGCGAACCGCTTTTGGTCCCAAATCTTTGGGGTTGCTTTTTCCAATAAACGTTGGTTACATTTCTTTATGTTATTTGTACCAGTAACCGGTTTATGGATGAGTGCTCTTGGAGTAGTTGGTCTGGCCCTGAACCTCCGCGCCTATGACTTCGTTTCTCAGGAAATTCGCGCGGCAGAAGATCCTGAATTTGAGACTTTCTACACCAAAAATATTCTCTTAAACGAAGGTATTCGTGCTTGGATGGCGGCTCAAGATCAGCCTCATGAAAACCTTATATTCCCTGAGGAGGTTCTACCCC AAACCACCGGTTTCGCTTGGTGGGCCGGGAATGCCCGGCTTATCAATTTATCTGGTAAACTACTAGGGGCTCATGTAGCCCATGCCGGATTAATCGTATTCTGGGCCGGAGGAATGAACCTATTTGAAGTGGCTCATTTCGTACCAGAAAAGCCTATGTATGAACAAGGATTAATTTTACTTCCTCACCTAGCTACTCTAGGTTGGGGAGTAGGTCCTGGTGGGGAAGTTATAGACACTTTTCCATATTTTGTATCTGGAGTACTTCATTTAATTTCCTCTGCAGTATTGGGCTTTGGTGGTATTTATCATGCACTTCTAGGACCTGAGACGCTTGAAGAATCTTTTCCATTCTTCGGTTATGTATGGAAAGATAGAAATAAAATGACCACAATTTTAGGTATTCACTTAATCTTGTTAGGTATAGGTGCTTTTCTTCTAGTATTCAAGGCTCTTTATTTTGGTGGTGTCTATGATACCTGGGCTCCGGGAGGGGGAGATGTAAGAAAAATTACCAACTTGACCCTTAACCCAAGTATTATATTTGGTTATTTACTAAAATCGCCCTTTGGAGGGGAAGGATGGATTGTTAGTGTAGACGATTTGGAAGATATAATCGGAGGACATGTATGGTTAGGTTCCATTTGTATACTTGGTGGAATCTGGCATATCTTAACCAAACCTTTCGCATGGGCTCGACGCGCACTTGTATGGTCTGGAGAAGCTTACTTATCTTATAGTTTAGCGGCTTTATCCGTTTTTGGTTTCATTGCTTGTTGTTTTGTCTGGTTCAATAATACCGCCTATCCTAGCGAGTTTTACGGACCCACTGGACCAGAAGCTTCCCAAGCTCAAGCATTTACTTTTCTAGTTAGAGACCAACGTTTGGGGGTTAACGTGGGGTCCGCTCAAGGACCTACTAGTTTAGGTAAATATTTAATACGTTCTCCCACCGGAGAAGTCATTTTTGGAGGAGAAACTATGCGTTTTTGGGATCTACGTGCCCCTTGGTTAGAACCTCTAAGGGGTCCAAATGGGTTGGACTTAAGTAGGCTGAAAAAAGACACACAACCTTGGCAAGAAAGGCGCTCTGCAGAATATATGACTCATGCCCCTTTAGGTTCCTTAAATTTCGTGGGGGCGTTGTAG